One genomic window of Diospyros lotus cultivar Yz01 chromosome 8, ASM1463336v1, whole genome shotgun sequence includes the following:
- the LOC127807312 gene encoding uncharacterized protein LOC127807312 yields MDSFYSSNFYHGCEDEYYVSTPYCTSNYDIVPFHDTVEYSVPDPSEPKFFEYDSTAYSDACDPFPTQSLINYSTYNPTEPKLIQYHNPAHYGYETQYVISYSQTTEPDDPDIDFVEYDPTPFRGGYDPVLTYGKPLPPSDEICYPRSLHVSNGHPSDGFSYGSIPSPYGKDDSDPRNTVKPREETEPTYPSTGDNGHLLGEEIPPEKPSDSGQGDQDQRDGYGSEGCDPPWPGYDYGSGNGYDHKEVAHQLPYGYGLEAMDLCESLFGYWPCLSRKKKYYGCQEFGSGGEVGQDHQWKNSAADYLFGSPYGYNYGGHYHYQQSS; encoded by the coding sequence ATGGATTCTTTCTACAGCTCCAACTTCTATCATGGCTGTGAAGATGAGTACTATGTAAGTACCCCTTATTGCACCTCTAATTATGATATTGTTCCATTTCATGACACTGTAGAGTACTCTGTACCTGACCCTAGTGAGCCTAAATTCTTTGAATACGATTCAACTGCTTATTCCGATGCTTGTGATCCTTTTCCAACTCAATCTTTGATCAATTACTCTACCTACAATCCAACCGAGCCGAAACTCATCCAGTACCATAACCCAGCTCATTATGGATATGAAACACAGTATGTGATTTCCTATTCTCAAACCACTGAGCCTGATGATCCTGATATTGATTTTGTGGAGTATGATCCGACGCCCTTCCGTGGTGGATATGACCCTGTTCTTACCTACGGCAAACCTCTTCCACCCTCCGATGAAATCTGCTATCCTCGCTCCCTGCACGTGTCTAATGGCCACCCCTCAGATGGCTTCTCTTATGGATCCATTCCTTCACCTTATGGGAAAGATGATTCTGACCCCAGGAACACGGTCAAACCACGAGAAGAAACCGAACCAACCTATCCCAGTACCGGGGATAATGGACACCTCCTTGGCGAGGAAATCCCTCCTGAGAAGCCCTCAGACTCGGGTCAAGGTGATCAAGATCAAAGAGATGGTTATGGTTCTGAAGGCTGCGATCCACCTTGGCCTGGCTATGATTATGGTTCAGGAAATGGGTATGATCACAAGGAAGTGGCTCATCAACTCCCATATGGGTATGGCTTGGAAGCCATGGACCTGTGTGAAAGCCTATTTGGGTACTGGCCGTGTTTGTCCAGGAAGAAGAAGTATTATGGTTGTCAAGAATTTGGCAGTGGTGGAGAAGTAGGCCAAGACCACCAGTGGAAGAACAGTGCTGCAGATTATCTGTTTGGAAGTCCATATGGATACAACTATGGAGGCCATTATCATTATCAGCAATCGAGTTAG
- the LOC127808661 gene encoding pentatricopeptide repeat-containing protein At1g55890, mitochondrial-like — protein sequence MPSTVCSRLHGLFIARKTTATLPKSPKPATATATATEAAATAPSPPQSDPSESPSEDRKLRALVKKFKKDCDSSRFRRPSGHGAYQFIVRRLSAAQKFSYIEDILEHQKQYKDITNEGFAIRLISLYGKAGMFDHARKLFDELPQLNCERTVRSFNALLSACVKAKKFDKVRELLSEVPEKLSIQLDRVSYNTVIKSFCELSAFDSALSVIDEMEKNELEPDVITFNILLGAFHRNNKFADADKLWTLMEDKKIVPNVRTYNPKLRALVAANRISEAVELIEEMRSKGSNPDVFSYNAVIKGFVDSQNLEEAKRWYKEMAKDGCELDIATVSMLGYFVCKMGDFDFALELCKEAISGGCIPYKTMMQLVVHGLIKESKIEDAKELVELGKLQISMEK from the coding sequence ATGCCTTCTACAGTATGCAGCCGTCTTCACGGTCTCTTTATCGCCCGGAAAACCACCGCAACTCTACCCAAATCTCCCAAACCCGCCActgccaccgccaccgccacggAAGCAGCAGCTACCGCTCCCAGCCCACCGCAGTCTGATCCGTCTGAATCACCATCCGAGGACCGAAAACTCAGAGCCCtagtcaaaaaattcaagaaagacTGTGACTCCAGCCGCTTTCGCCGTCCTTCCGGCCACGGAGCCTATCAATTCATTGTTAGGCGCCTCTCTGCCGCTCAGAAATTCTCGTACATTGAGGATATCCTCGAGCACCAAAAGCAGTACAAAGACATCACCAATGAAGGCTTCGCCATTCGTCTCATTTCTTTGTATGGGAAGGCTGGCATGTTCGATCATGCGCGCAAGTTGTTCGACGAATTGCCCCAACTGAACTGTGAGCGCACGGTCAGATCATTCAATGCCCTCCTCTCTGCTTGCGTAAAAGCGAAGAAATTTGACAAAGTTCGGGAGCTTTTGAGCGAGGTACCAGAGAAACTATCTATTCAGCTCGACAGGGTCTCGTACAATACGGTTATTAAATCGTTTTGTGAATTGAGTGCTTTTGATTCTGCTTTATCAGTGATCGATGAGATGGAGAAGAACGAGTTGGAGCCTGATGTAATAACCTTCAATATCCTTTTAGGTGCTTTTCATCGGAATAACAAGTTTGCTGATGCAGATAAGCTGTGGACATTGATGGAAGACAAGAAAATTGTTCCTAATGtgagaacttacaatccaaagcTGCGAGCACTGGTTGCTGCTAATCGAATTTCTGAAGCAGTTGAGCTGATTGAAGAAATGAGGAGTAAGGGATCCAATCCTGATGTGTTTTCCTACAATGCAGTGATCAAAGGATTTGTTGATAGTCAGAATTTGGAGGAAGCCAAGAGGTGGTACAAGGAAATGGCGAAAGATGGTTGTGAACTAGATATTGCGACAGTTTCTATGCTTGGTTATTTTGTTTGTAAAATGGGTGACTTTGATTTTGCTCTCGAGTTGTGCAAAGAGGCTATCAGTGGAGGCTGTATTCCTTACAAGACGATGATGCAACTTGTTGTGCATGGATTGATTAAAGAGTCCAAGATAGAAGATGCAAAGGAGCTTGTGGAGCTTGGCAAGCTTCAAATATCCATGGAGAAGTAG
- the LOC127807313 gene encoding pentatricopeptide repeat-containing protein At3g13160, mitochondrial-like: protein MSSLHRLLYRTFSSLSTKTQSNPDPIKSLSTDLYKEHNLKKLVQKFKKFSEFDRFRTKTGIYESTVHRLASAKRFRWIEEILEDQKKYRDISREGFAVRLISLYGKSGMFDQASKVFDEMPEHKCDQTVKSFNALLGACVNSRKFDKVDGYFRELPEKLAVKPDAVSYNTVIKAYCEMGSLDMAVSMVDEMEKKGLEPDLITFNTLLGAFYRNGRFPEGEKIWARMEKNVVPDIRSYNAKLVGLVSEKKMSEAVGLVEELGARGLKADVFSYSALIRGYCKDGNLEEVKRWFEVLAKGDCHPDRATFGAVIQFACEKDDLEWAFELCKDIFDRRCLVDGAVLQLVVDGLVKESKIEDAKKLVQLGKSNNYSRYKLKLSSEK, encoded by the coding sequence ATGTCTTCTCTGCATCGCCTTCTCTACAGaaccttttcttctctctctacaaAAACCCAATCGAACCCTGACCCCATCAAATCTCTATCCACCGACCTCTACAAAGAACACAATCTCAAGAAACTcgtccagaaattcaagaaattcTCCGAGTTCGATCGCTTCCGTACCAAGACTGGCATCTATGAGTCCACCGTCCACCGCCTCGCCTCCGCCAAGCGTTTCCGCTGGATCGAAGAAATCCTCGAGGACCAAAAGAAGTACCGCGACATTTCCAGGGAAGGCTTCGCTGTGCGGCTGATTTCTCTATACGGGAAATCGGGCATGTTCGATCAGGCCTCTAAGGTGTTCGACGAAATGCCCGAGCACAAATGCGACCAAACGGTCAAATCCTTCAATGCCCTTCTCGGGGCGTGCGTGAATTCGAGGAAATTCGACAAAGTTGATGGGTATTTCCGCGAGTTGCCGGAGAAATTGGCCGTTAAGCCGGACGCGGTCTCGTATAATACGGTGATCAAGGCATATTGCGAGATGGGCTCGCTGGATATGGCTGTTTCTATGGTCGATGAGATGGAGAAGAAGGGTTTGGAGCCGGATTTGATTACTTTCAACACGCTGCTCGGTGCATTCTACAGAAATGGCCGGTTTCCGGAGGGTGAGAAGATTTGGGCTCGGATGGAGAAGAATGTAGTTCCTGACATTAGGAGTTACAACGCAAAGCTGGTTGGATTGGTTTCTGAGAAGAAGATGTCAGAAGCAGTTGGCTTAGTTGAAGAACTGGGAGCCAGGGGGTTGAAAGCTGATGTCTTTAGCTACAGTGCTTTGATTAGGGGCTATTGCAAGGATGGTAATCTGGAGGAGGTTAAGAGATGGTTTGAAGTATTGGCAAAAGGCGATTGTCACCCAGATAGAGCAACTTTTGGGGCGGTGATTCAATTTGCCTGTGAGAAGGATGATCTTGAATGGGCTTTTGAACTGTGCAAGGACATCTTTGATCGGAGATGCCTGGTTGATGGGGCGGTCCTGCAGCTTGTGGTGGATGGGTTGGTGAAGGAATCCAAGATTGAAGATGCGAAGAAGCTTGTGCAGCTGGGAAAGTCAAACAATTACTCTCGGTATAAACTGAAATTGTCATCGGAGAAGTAG